In Zea mays cultivar B73 chromosome 7, Zm-B73-REFERENCE-NAM-5.0, whole genome shotgun sequence, the following proteins share a genomic window:
- the LOC100274999 gene encoding protein trichome birefringence-like 14 isoform X2, which translates to MKGGCLHRLLVHKLCFGLSILTVPIIVLLLEGAPVLTIFSPTPGQLKVLSQGFLHQQEQEHLGDDGATLAGSPGPASRSRSQKNCNYAKGKWIEDDKRPLYSGNECKQWLSKMWACRMMRRTHFSYENYRWQPHDCEMPEFTGPKFLKRMRNRTLAFVGDSLGRQQFQSMMCIATGGKYSPEVEDVGWKYGLVKAPGALRPDGWAYRFSSTNTTILFYWSATLSELEPLNTEHTVTRYALHLDRPVTFLKEYLNDFDVLVLNTGHHWNRGKFNGNHWELHADGKPVGNGSRLADLNRAKNLTLYSIARWMDSELTRHPKMKVFLRTISPRHFVNGDWNTGGTCGNTVPFTNGSEVLQDHSIDIPAENAVKGTRVKLLDITAISKLRDEGHISNSSFKKASTGINDCLHWCLPGIPDMWNELLFVQI; encoded by the exons ATGAAAGGTGGCTGTCTGCATAGGCTCCTTGTCCACAAGCTATGCTTTGGCCTGAGTATTCTCACTGTGCCGATTATTGTTCTGTTACTGGAAGGAGCCccagtactcactatcttcagccCAACACCAGGGCAATTAAAAGTTCTCTCTCAAG GTTTTCTACATCAGCAGGAGCAGGAACATCTTGGAGATGATGGAGCAACCCTAGCTGGATCTCCAGGTCCAGCTTCCAGGAGCCGCTCGCAAAAAA ATTGCAACTACGCAAAGGGGAAGTGGATAGAAGATGATAAGCGGCCGCTGTACTCTGGTAATGAGTGCAAACaatggctgtcaaaaatgtgggcTTGTCGAATGATGCGGCGCACACATTTCTCTTATGAGAATTACCGGTGGCAACCACATGACTGTGAGATGCCTGAGTTTACAGGGCCTAAGTTCTTAAAAAG GATGAGAAACCGAACTCTTGCTTTTGTTGGTGATTCACTTGGCAGACAACAATTTCAGTCAATGATGTGTATAGCAACTGGTGGCAAATACAGTCCAGAGGTTGAAGATGTTGGTTGGAAATATGGCCTTGTCAAAGCCCCAGGTGCTCTAAGACCTGACGGGTGGGCTTATAGATTTTCGTCCACCAACACAACTATCCTTTTCTACTGGTCTGCTACTCTGTCTGAATTGGAACCTCTGAATACAGAACACACAGTTACCAGATATGCATTGCATCTTGATCGACCAGTTACATTTTTGAAGGAGTATCTTAATGACTTTGATGTCCTAGTACTTAACACTGGCCATCACTGGAACAGAGGGAAATTCAATGGAAATCACTGGGAATTGCATGCTGACGGGAAGCCTGTAGGCAATGGTAGTAGACTCGCAGACCTAAACCGTGCAAAAAATCTTACATTGTATAGCATTGCTAGATGGATGGATTCAGAACTCACACGGCATCCTAAGATGAAAGTTTTCCTCAGGACAATTTCACCAAGGCACTTTGTAAATGGTGACTGGAACACAGGTGGAACATGTGGAAATACTGTCCCCTTTACTAATGGAAGTGAAGTGTTGCAGGATCATTCAATTGATATACCCGCAGAAAATGCTGTGAAGGGAACTCGGGTTAAGCTTTTGGATATCACTGCTATCTCAAAACTACGGGATGAGGGGCATATCTCAAACTCTAGTTTCAAAAAGGCTTCCACCGGAATTAATGATTGCTTGCACTGGTGCTTACCTGGTATACCAGACATGTGGAATGAGCTTCTCTTTGTACAGATTTAG
- the LOC100274999 gene encoding protein trichome birefringence-like 14 isoform X1, whose translation MKGGCLHRLLVHKLCFGLSILTVPIIVLLLEGAPVLTIFSPTPGQLKVLSQGFLHQQEQEHLGDDGATLAGSPGPASRSRSQKSRGKVMKNCNYAKGKWIEDDKRPLYSGNECKQWLSKMWACRMMRRTHFSYENYRWQPHDCEMPEFTGPKFLKRMRNRTLAFVGDSLGRQQFQSMMCIATGGKYSPEVEDVGWKYGLVKAPGALRPDGWAYRFSSTNTTILFYWSATLSELEPLNTEHTVTRYALHLDRPVTFLKEYLNDFDVLVLNTGHHWNRGKFNGNHWELHADGKPVGNGSRLADLNRAKNLTLYSIARWMDSELTRHPKMKVFLRTISPRHFVNGDWNTGGTCGNTVPFTNGSEVLQDHSIDIPAENAVKGTRVKLLDITAISKLRDEGHISNSSFKKASTGINDCLHWCLPGIPDMWNELLFVQI comes from the exons ATGAAAGGTGGCTGTCTGCATAGGCTCCTTGTCCACAAGCTATGCTTTGGCCTGAGTATTCTCACTGTGCCGATTATTGTTCTGTTACTGGAAGGAGCCccagtactcactatcttcagccCAACACCAGGGCAATTAAAAGTTCTCTCTCAAG GTTTTCTACATCAGCAGGAGCAGGAACATCTTGGAGATGATGGAGCAACCCTAGCTGGATCTCCAGGTCCAGCTTCCAGGAGCCGCTCGCAAAAAAGTAGGGGCAAAGTGATGAAAA ATTGCAACTACGCAAAGGGGAAGTGGATAGAAGATGATAAGCGGCCGCTGTACTCTGGTAATGAGTGCAAACaatggctgtcaaaaatgtgggcTTGTCGAATGATGCGGCGCACACATTTCTCTTATGAGAATTACCGGTGGCAACCACATGACTGTGAGATGCCTGAGTTTACAGGGCCTAAGTTCTTAAAAAG GATGAGAAACCGAACTCTTGCTTTTGTTGGTGATTCACTTGGCAGACAACAATTTCAGTCAATGATGTGTATAGCAACTGGTGGCAAATACAGTCCAGAGGTTGAAGATGTTGGTTGGAAATATGGCCTTGTCAAAGCCCCAGGTGCTCTAAGACCTGACGGGTGGGCTTATAGATTTTCGTCCACCAACACAACTATCCTTTTCTACTGGTCTGCTACTCTGTCTGAATTGGAACCTCTGAATACAGAACACACAGTTACCAGATATGCATTGCATCTTGATCGACCAGTTACATTTTTGAAGGAGTATCTTAATGACTTTGATGTCCTAGTACTTAACACTGGCCATCACTGGAACAGAGGGAAATTCAATGGAAATCACTGGGAATTGCATGCTGACGGGAAGCCTGTAGGCAATGGTAGTAGACTCGCAGACCTAAACCGTGCAAAAAATCTTACATTGTATAGCATTGCTAGATGGATGGATTCAGAACTCACACGGCATCCTAAGATGAAAGTTTTCCTCAGGACAATTTCACCAAGGCACTTTGTAAATGGTGACTGGAACACAGGTGGAACATGTGGAAATACTGTCCCCTTTACTAATGGAAGTGAAGTGTTGCAGGATCATTCAATTGATATACCCGCAGAAAATGCTGTGAAGGGAACTCGGGTTAAGCTTTTGGATATCACTGCTATCTCAAAACTACGGGATGAGGGGCATATCTCAAACTCTAGTTTCAAAAAGGCTTCCACCGGAATTAATGATTGCTTGCACTGGTGCTTACCTGGTATACCAGACATGTGGAATGAGCTTCTCTTTGTACAGATTTAG